One region of Cinclus cinclus chromosome 25, bCinCin1.1, whole genome shotgun sequence genomic DNA includes:
- the SC5D gene encoding lathosterol oxidase has protein sequence MDLVLEAADRHLLTPYVYPAGWPEDEPCRQLLSLFVITNLGALALYLLFGTLSYYFIFDHELKKHPHFLENQVSREIAYALRSLPWISVPTVALFFAEVRGYSKLYDNIEDSPYGWSGVFLSMLSFLFFTDMGIYWIHRGLHHKLFYKRFHKPHHLWKIATPFASHAFHPVDGFMQSLPYHVYPFLFPLHKVTYLGLYIFVNVWTISIHDGDYRVPRLLRHVINGSAHHTDHHLYFDYNYGQYFTLWDKIGGSYKSPSSFEGKGPHDYLRKLREKDPGASNGIAASKTE, from the exons ATGGATCTGGTCCTGGAAGCCGCGGACCGGCACCTCCTGACACCCTACGTGTACCCGGCGGGGTGGCCCGAGGACGAGCCCTGCCGCCAGCTCCTCAGCCTTTTTGTCATCACCAACCTGGGGGCCCTCGCCCTCTACCTGCTCTTCGGGACCCTCAGCTACTACTTCATCTTTGACCATGAGCTCAAGAAACATCCCCACTTCCTGGAG AACCAGGTGAGCCGGGAGATCGCCTACGCCCTGCGCTCCCTGCCCTGGATCAGTGTCCCCACCGTCGCCCTGTTCTTCGCCGAGGTGCGGGGCTACAGCAAACTCTACGACAACATCGAGGACTCCCCGTATG GCTGGTCTGGTGTCTTCCTCAGCATGCtgtccttcctcttcttcactGACATGGGCATCTACTGGATACACCGTGGTCTCCACCACAAGCTGTTCTATAAG CGTTTCCACAAGCCCCACCACCTGTGGAAGATCGCCACGCCCTTCGCCAGCCACGCCTTCCACCCCGTGGATGGCTTCATGCAGAGCCTGCCCTACCACGTGTACCCCTTCCTGTTCCCCCTGCACAAAGTCACCTACCTGGGCCTCTACATCTTCGTCAACGTCTGGACCATCTCCATCCACGACGGCGACTACCGCGTGCCGCGGCTGCTGCGGCACGTCATCAACGGCTCTGCCCACCACACCGACCACCACCTGTACTTCGACTACAACTACGGGCAGTATTTCACCCTCTGGGACAAGATTGGTGGTTCTTACAAGAGTCCCTCGTCCTTCGAGGGCAAAGGCCCCCACGATTACTTGCGCAAGCTGCGAGAGAAAGACCCGGGAGCATCCAATGGCATCGCGGCCTCCAAGACTGAGTAG